One segment of Ipomoea triloba cultivar NCNSP0323 chromosome 12, ASM357664v1 DNA contains the following:
- the LOC115998094 gene encoding uncharacterized protein LOC115998094 isoform X3 — protein sequence MASLKVHSGAATFVHGNRALIRPKSNPVRLNPNQISQKNQIHRVFASYSSPPCDRPLVRRDPAPIAVPDGGEDVGGDKIAAEKLDRWMRGSVAEIVKNLTRAPLLVQVYSDGGGEEDNAEVRAERAVVEEWPAVKGEWESGERRSPDGLIFVEELRDDGVNDEEQEGNETVTRAWGIVVQGRGAECGPVCYLLKTSKVGAGIGMGAFCTHFCLVRVKSFRESAFCQFKNCWLLQ from the exons ATGGCGTCTCTCAAGGTCCACTCCGGAGCGGCGACGTTCGTTCACGGCAATCGAGCGTTAATTCGGCCCAAATCCAACCCGGTTCGCCTGAACCCTAACCAAATCTCCCAGAAAAACCAAATTCATCGAGTTTTCGCGTCCTACTCGTCGCCGCCGTGCGATCGGCCGCTGGTGCGGCGGGATCCGGCGCCGATTGCGGTGCCGGACGGAGGAGAAGATGTCGGCGGGGACAAAATCGCGGCGGAGAAGCTGGACCGTTGGATGCGGGGATCCGTGGCGGAAATCGTGAAGAACTTGACGAGAGCGCCATTGCTAGTTCAAGTGTACTCCGACGGCGGCGGCGAGGAGGACAACGCCGAGGTCAGAGCTGAGAGGGCGGTCGTCGAGGAGTGGCCGGCGGTTAAGGGCGAATGGGAGAGCGGCGAGAGACGATCCCCCGACGGACTCATCTTCGTCGAAGAGCTCAGAGATGACGGCGTTAACGAcgaagaac AAGAAGGCAACGAAACGGTTACGCGCGCGTGGGGGATAGTGGTTCAGGGAAGAGGCGCCGAGTGCGGCCCGGTTTGTTACCTCTTGAAGACGAGCAAAGTCGGCGCCGGAATCGGAATGGGAGCTTTCTGTACCCATTTTTGTCTGGTGAGAGTGAAGAGTTTCAGGGAAAGTGCTTTTTGCCAGTTCAAGAATTGCTGGCTGCTTCAAtga
- the LOC115998094 gene encoding uncharacterized protein LOC115998094 isoform X2, whose product MASLKVHSGAATFVHGNRALIRPKSNPVRLNPNQISQKNQIHRVFASYSSPPCDRPLVRRDPAPIAVPDGGEDVGGDKIAAEKLDRWMRGSVAEIVKNLTRAPLLVQVYSDGGGEEDNAEVRAERAVVEEWPAVKGEWESGERRSPDGLIFVEELRDDGVNDEEQEGNETVTRAWGIVVQGRGAECGPVCYLLKTSKVGAGIGMGAFCTHFCLVRVKSFRESAFCQFKNCWLLQ is encoded by the exons ATGGCGTCTCTCAAGGTCCACTCCGGAGCGGCGACGTTCGTTCACGGCAATCGAGCGTTAATTCGGCCCAAATCCAACCCGGTTCGCCTGAACCCTAACCAAATCTCCCAGAAAAACCAAATTCATCGAGTTTTCGCGTCCTACTCGTCGCCGCCGTGCGATCGGCCGCTGGTGCGGCGGGATCCGGCGCCGATTGCGGTGCCGGACGGAGGAGAAGATGTCGGCGGGGACAAAATCGCGGCGGAGAAGCTGGACCGTTGGATGCGGGGATCCGTGGCGGAAATCGTGAAGAACTTGACGAGAGCGCCATTGCTAGTTCAAGTGTACTCCGACGGCGGCGGCGAGGAGGACAACGCCGAGGTCAGAGCTGAGAGGGCGGTCGTCGAGGAGTGGCCGGCGGTTAAGGGCGAATGGGAGAGCGGCGAGAGACGATCCCCCGACGGACTCATCTTCGTCGAAGAGCTCAGAGATGACGGCGTTAACGAcgaagaacaagaag GCAACGAAACGGTTACGCGCGCGTGGGGGATAGTGGTTCAGGGAAGAGGCGCCGAGTGCGGCCCGGTTTGTTACCTCTTGAAGACGAGCAAAGTCGGCGCCGGAATCGGAATGGGAGCTTTCTGTACCCATTTTTGTCTGGTGAGAGTGAAGAGTTTCAGGGAAAGTGCTTTTTGCCAGTTCAAGAATTGCTGGCTGCTTCAAtga
- the LOC115998094 gene encoding uncharacterized protein LOC115998094 isoform X1 has translation MASLKVHSGAATFVHGNRALIRPKSNPVRLNPNQISQKNQIHRVFASYSSPPCDRPLVRRDPAPIAVPDGGEDVGGDKIAAEKLDRWMRGSVAEIVKNLTRAPLLVQVYSDGGGEEDNAEVRAERAVVEEWPAVKGEWESGERRSPDGLIFVEELRDDGVNDEEQEESFNGVNSEEGNETVTRAWGIVVQGRGAECGPVCYLLKTSKVGAGIGMGAFCTHFCLVRVKSFRESAFCQFKNCWLLQ, from the coding sequence ATGGCGTCTCTCAAGGTCCACTCCGGAGCGGCGACGTTCGTTCACGGCAATCGAGCGTTAATTCGGCCCAAATCCAACCCGGTTCGCCTGAACCCTAACCAAATCTCCCAGAAAAACCAAATTCATCGAGTTTTCGCGTCCTACTCGTCGCCGCCGTGCGATCGGCCGCTGGTGCGGCGGGATCCGGCGCCGATTGCGGTGCCGGACGGAGGAGAAGATGTCGGCGGGGACAAAATCGCGGCGGAGAAGCTGGACCGTTGGATGCGGGGATCCGTGGCGGAAATCGTGAAGAACTTGACGAGAGCGCCATTGCTAGTTCAAGTGTACTCCGACGGCGGCGGCGAGGAGGACAACGCCGAGGTCAGAGCTGAGAGGGCGGTCGTCGAGGAGTGGCCGGCGGTTAAGGGCGAATGGGAGAGCGGCGAGAGACGATCCCCCGACGGACTCATCTTCGTCGAAGAGCTCAGAGATGACGGCGTTAACGAcgaagaacaagaagaaagtTTTAACGGCGTTAACAGCGAAGAAGGCAACGAAACGGTTACGCGCGCGTGGGGGATAGTGGTTCAGGGAAGAGGCGCCGAGTGCGGCCCGGTTTGTTACCTCTTGAAGACGAGCAAAGTCGGCGCCGGAATCGGAATGGGAGCTTTCTGTACCCATTTTTGTCTGGTGAGAGTGAAGAGTTTCAGGGAAAGTGCTTTTTGCCAGTTCAAGAATTGCTGGCTGCTTCAAtga
- the LOC115999000 gene encoding uncharacterized protein LOC115999000 isoform X1, with product MVGERGIGDDSPMINGSEPEAERGTAEIEERLELSQEKVRGFEHPREINEKDDGHVVIGDVQKTLDHNATAGASGDTAASFGKPNREGSFKMGGKENLGCAVKMKRFGFDVNVADVSSSVNADPSYHCKSIGKVKSVDDFECASSVGPLEERAPLRAWSETKKNGSLAYSRGVPKPCVRKIKNERMKKRIELAKKEQADKFAKVAAPTGLLNGLNPGIINHVRNGRQVYSILESLVRSEKPNNCPAGEKHGNQMKSGERKDLENISCYSALPNDSDRNGKSYMLETRVFERTNYHLNSMTHGNDGVNASKLPSDTNIMSSDASDSVTALSIKAANVASQWLELLNQDTKGRLAALRSSRKRVREVIQTKFPGLISREFSCNPQDSGVGQFEQATASAHHARWIAMFDQMEKTLSEEESQLVSWRKQVQEMQLQCEWGLSKYNTPYGSPQPSALHNDDRSETDPERDLAVRAAAASIYSTCNFLSSTENLPCC from the exons ATGGTGGGCGAGCGAGGAATCGGTGATGATTCTCCGATGATAAATGGATCTGAGCCAGAG GCAGAGAGAGGGACTGCAGAAATTGAAGAAAGATTGGAGCTTTCTCAAGAGAAAGTGAGGGGTTTTGAACATCCCAGAG aaataaatgaaaaagatgatGGACATGTTGTGATTGGCGATGTGCAGAAAACGCTTGATCATAATGCAACTGCCGGTGCTTCCGGTGACACTGCAGCGAGTTTTGGTAAACCCAACAGAGAGGGCTCTTTTAAGATGGGAGGGAAGGAAAATTTGGGTTGTGCAGTAAAGATGAAAAGATTCGGCTTTGATGTAAACGTAGCGGATGTTTCTAGCTCGGTGAATGCTGATCCTTCTTATCATTGCAAAAGTATAGGAAAGGTGAAATCAGTTGACGATTTTGAGTGTGCGAGTTCTGTTGGCCCGTTGGAGGAGAGAGCTCCGTTGAGGGCGTGGAGTGAGACGAAAAAGAATGGTTCTCTTGCATATTCTCGTGGAGTACCAAAGCCATGTGTGCGGAAGATTAAAAACGAGAGGATGAAGAAAAGGATCGAGCTTGCCAAGAAAGAGCAAGCAGACAAGTTCGCTAAAGTTGCTGCTCCCACAGGGTTGCTAAACGGTTTGAACCCCGGGATCATAAACCATGTGAGAAACGGTAGGCAGGTTTATTCTATTTTAGAATCCCTCGTTAGATCTGAAAAGCCCAATAATTGTCCTGCTGGAGAGAAACACGGGAACCAAATGAAGAGCGGAGAAAGAAAGGATCTTGAAAATATCAGTTGTTACTCGGCATTGCCAAATGATTCAGATCGGAATGGTAAGTCATATATGCTTGAGACGAGGGTTTTTGAAAGGACGAATTATCACTTGAACTCCATGACACACGGTAATGATGGCGTAAATGCATCGAAGCTGCCGTCAGACACAAACATCATGTCTAGTGATGCATCAGATAGTGTTACCGCACTCTCCATTAAAG CTGCTAACGTCGCTTCACAATGGTTGGAATTGCTTAATCAAGACACTAAAGGACGTCTTGCTG CATTGCGAAGCAGTAGAAAGAGGGTCCGGGAGGTTATTCAGACAAAATTCCCGGGCCTAATTTCAAGGGAATTCTCTTGTAATCCGCAAGATTCTGGTGTCGGGCAATTTGAACAAGCTACTGCTAGTGCACATCATGCTAGATGGATCGCGATGTTCGATCAGATGGAGAAAACTCTTTCCGAGGAAGAGAGTCAGCTG GTAAGCTGGCGCAAACAAGTCCAGGAAATGCAGTTGCAATGCGAATGGGGCCTTTCCAAATACAACACGCCATATGGTTCACCTCAACCTTCTGCACTACATAACGACGACAG ATCGGAGACTGATCCAGAGCGGGATTTGGCTGTCAGAGCTGCAGCAGCTTCCATTTATTCAACCTGCAACTTTCTGTCATCAACTGAAAACCTACCCTGTTGCTGA
- the LOC115999000 gene encoding uncharacterized protein LOC115999000 isoform X2 produces MVGERGIGDDSPMINGSEPEAERGTAEIEERLELSQEKVRGFEHPREINEKDDGHVVIGDVQKTLDHNATAGASGDTAASFGKPNREGSFKMGGKENLGCAVKMKRFGFDVNVADVSSSVNADPSYHCKSIGKVKSVDDFECASSVGPLEERAPLRAWSETKKNGSLAYSRGVPKPCVRKIKNERMKKRIELAKKEQADKFAKVAAPTGLLNGLNPGIINHVRNGRQVYSILESLVRSEKPNNCPAGEKHGNQMKSGERKDLENISCYSALPNDSDRNGKSYMLETRVFERTNYHLNSMTHGNDGVNASKLPSDTNIMSSDASDSVTALSIKAANVASQWLELLNQDTKGRLAALRSSRKRVREVIQTKFPGLISREFSCNPQDSGVGQFEQATASAHHARWIAMFDQMEKTLSEEESQLVSPLAYMPTDKGKLAQTSPGNAVAMRMGPFQIQHAIWFTSTFCTT; encoded by the exons ATGGTGGGCGAGCGAGGAATCGGTGATGATTCTCCGATGATAAATGGATCTGAGCCAGAG GCAGAGAGAGGGACTGCAGAAATTGAAGAAAGATTGGAGCTTTCTCAAGAGAAAGTGAGGGGTTTTGAACATCCCAGAG aaataaatgaaaaagatgatGGACATGTTGTGATTGGCGATGTGCAGAAAACGCTTGATCATAATGCAACTGCCGGTGCTTCCGGTGACACTGCAGCGAGTTTTGGTAAACCCAACAGAGAGGGCTCTTTTAAGATGGGAGGGAAGGAAAATTTGGGTTGTGCAGTAAAGATGAAAAGATTCGGCTTTGATGTAAACGTAGCGGATGTTTCTAGCTCGGTGAATGCTGATCCTTCTTATCATTGCAAAAGTATAGGAAAGGTGAAATCAGTTGACGATTTTGAGTGTGCGAGTTCTGTTGGCCCGTTGGAGGAGAGAGCTCCGTTGAGGGCGTGGAGTGAGACGAAAAAGAATGGTTCTCTTGCATATTCTCGTGGAGTACCAAAGCCATGTGTGCGGAAGATTAAAAACGAGAGGATGAAGAAAAGGATCGAGCTTGCCAAGAAAGAGCAAGCAGACAAGTTCGCTAAAGTTGCTGCTCCCACAGGGTTGCTAAACGGTTTGAACCCCGGGATCATAAACCATGTGAGAAACGGTAGGCAGGTTTATTCTATTTTAGAATCCCTCGTTAGATCTGAAAAGCCCAATAATTGTCCTGCTGGAGAGAAACACGGGAACCAAATGAAGAGCGGAGAAAGAAAGGATCTTGAAAATATCAGTTGTTACTCGGCATTGCCAAATGATTCAGATCGGAATGGTAAGTCATATATGCTTGAGACGAGGGTTTTTGAAAGGACGAATTATCACTTGAACTCCATGACACACGGTAATGATGGCGTAAATGCATCGAAGCTGCCGTCAGACACAAACATCATGTCTAGTGATGCATCAGATAGTGTTACCGCACTCTCCATTAAAG CTGCTAACGTCGCTTCACAATGGTTGGAATTGCTTAATCAAGACACTAAAGGACGTCTTGCTG CATTGCGAAGCAGTAGAAAGAGGGTCCGGGAGGTTATTCAGACAAAATTCCCGGGCCTAATTTCAAGGGAATTCTCTTGTAATCCGCAAGATTCTGGTGTCGGGCAATTTGAACAAGCTACTGCTAGTGCACATCATGCTAGATGGATCGCGATGTTCGATCAGATGGAGAAAACTCTTTCCGAGGAAGAGAGTCAGCTGGTGAGTCCACTTGCATACATGCCAACTGACAAAG GTAAGCTGGCGCAAACAAGTCCAGGAAATGCAGTTGCAATGCGAATGGGGCCTTTCCAAATACAACACGCCATATGGTTCACCTCAACCTTCTGCACTACATAA
- the LOC115999000 gene encoding uncharacterized protein LOC115999000 isoform X3, translating to MGGKENLGCAVKMKRFGFDVNVADVSSSVNADPSYHCKSIGKVKSVDDFECASSVGPLEERAPLRAWSETKKNGSLAYSRGVPKPCVRKIKNERMKKRIELAKKEQADKFAKVAAPTGLLNGLNPGIINHVRNGRQVYSILESLVRSEKPNNCPAGEKHGNQMKSGERKDLENISCYSALPNDSDRNGKSYMLETRVFERTNYHLNSMTHGNDGVNASKLPSDTNIMSSDASDSVTALSIKAANVASQWLELLNQDTKGRLAALRSSRKRVREVIQTKFPGLISREFSCNPQDSGVGQFEQATASAHHARWIAMFDQMEKTLSEEESQLVSWRKQVQEMQLQCEWGLSKYNTPYGSPQPSALHNDDRSETDPERDLAVRAAAASIYSTCNFLSSTENLPCC from the exons ATGGGAGGGAAGGAAAATTTGGGTTGTGCAGTAAAGATGAAAAGATTCGGCTTTGATGTAAACGTAGCGGATGTTTCTAGCTCGGTGAATGCTGATCCTTCTTATCATTGCAAAAGTATAGGAAAGGTGAAATCAGTTGACGATTTTGAGTGTGCGAGTTCTGTTGGCCCGTTGGAGGAGAGAGCTCCGTTGAGGGCGTGGAGTGAGACGAAAAAGAATGGTTCTCTTGCATATTCTCGTGGAGTACCAAAGCCATGTGTGCGGAAGATTAAAAACGAGAGGATGAAGAAAAGGATCGAGCTTGCCAAGAAAGAGCAAGCAGACAAGTTCGCTAAAGTTGCTGCTCCCACAGGGTTGCTAAACGGTTTGAACCCCGGGATCATAAACCATGTGAGAAACGGTAGGCAGGTTTATTCTATTTTAGAATCCCTCGTTAGATCTGAAAAGCCCAATAATTGTCCTGCTGGAGAGAAACACGGGAACCAAATGAAGAGCGGAGAAAGAAAGGATCTTGAAAATATCAGTTGTTACTCGGCATTGCCAAATGATTCAGATCGGAATGGTAAGTCATATATGCTTGAGACGAGGGTTTTTGAAAGGACGAATTATCACTTGAACTCCATGACACACGGTAATGATGGCGTAAATGCATCGAAGCTGCCGTCAGACACAAACATCATGTCTAGTGATGCATCAGATAGTGTTACCGCACTCTCCATTAAAG CTGCTAACGTCGCTTCACAATGGTTGGAATTGCTTAATCAAGACACTAAAGGACGTCTTGCTG CATTGCGAAGCAGTAGAAAGAGGGTCCGGGAGGTTATTCAGACAAAATTCCCGGGCCTAATTTCAAGGGAATTCTCTTGTAATCCGCAAGATTCTGGTGTCGGGCAATTTGAACAAGCTACTGCTAGTGCACATCATGCTAGATGGATCGCGATGTTCGATCAGATGGAGAAAACTCTTTCCGAGGAAGAGAGTCAGCTG GTAAGCTGGCGCAAACAAGTCCAGGAAATGCAGTTGCAATGCGAATGGGGCCTTTCCAAATACAACACGCCATATGGTTCACCTCAACCTTCTGCACTACATAACGACGACAG ATCGGAGACTGATCCAGAGCGGGATTTGGCTGTCAGAGCTGCAGCAGCTTCCATTTATTCAACCTGCAACTTTCTGTCATCAACTGAAAACCTACCCTGTTGCTGA